Proteins encoded within one genomic window of Chloroflexota bacterium:
- the nuoE gene encoding NADH-quinone oxidoreductase subunit NuoE, with translation MTEETLDLSLLEPIFEEFQTQKGAVIPVLQRAQEIYGYLPKEVLQRISERMKVPLSQVYGVVTFYAQFYLTRRGKHIIRQCDGTACHVRGAAKIIQTIQQELGIKAGETTPDYRVTYEVVYCLGSCGLAPTAMVDNEVVGHLVPEKMIDIVRNLH, from the coding sequence GTGACTGAAGAAACCTTGGACCTGAGCCTTTTGGAACCGATCTTCGAGGAATTTCAAACCCAGAAGGGGGCCGTGATCCCCGTCTTGCAGCGGGCACAGGAGATCTATGGCTATCTGCCGAAGGAGGTGCTGCAGAGGATCTCCGAACGCATGAAAGTGCCACTGAGCCAGGTATATGGGGTAGTAACCTTCTATGCGCAGTTCTACCTCACAAGGCGTGGCAAACACATCATCCGCCAATGCGATGGTACAGCATGCCATGTGCGTGGCGCCGCGAAAATCATTCAAACCATTCAGCAGGAATTGGGCATTAAGGCTGGGGAAACCACCCCGGATTACCGAGTCACGTACGAAGTGGTTTATTGCCTAGGCTCGTGTGGATTGGCACCCACCGCCATGGTAGACAATGAGGTCGTCGGGCACCTGGTGCCAGAAAAAATGATCGACATAGTGAGAAATCTACACTAG
- a CDS encoding (2Fe-2S) ferredoxin domain-containing protein, which yields MPKLKTLEDLKKLREEAQKDIKVRLETGTKITVGMGTCGIAAGARETMHAILEELKKREIEAHVTTVGCIGMCVKEPLVDIEQAGKPRITYGNVKPDMVPRLIEEHLIKGNVVEEWVVGRLPTTS from the coding sequence ATGCCAAAGCTGAAAACATTGGAAGATTTGAAAAAGCTACGCGAGGAAGCACAAAAGGATATCAAAGTGCGTCTCGAAACCGGTACCAAGATTACGGTAGGCATGGGCACCTGCGGTATTGCTGCTGGTGCGCGTGAGACTATGCACGCCATTCTCGAGGAATTGAAAAAGCGCGAGATCGAGGCCCATGTGACCACTGTCGGCTGCATTGGCATGTGCGTCAAGGAGCCGCTGGTGGACATTGAGCAGGCAGGCAAGCCACGCATCACCTATGGCAACGTGAAGCCAGACATGGTACCCCGGCTTATCGAGGAGCACCTGATCAAGGGCAACGTGGTGGAAGAGTGGGTGGTGGGGCGTCTGCCTACCACCTCGTAA
- the nuoF gene encoding NADH-quinone oxidoreductase subunit NuoF — protein MAEALYRANVLVCGGTGCAASKSPEVFEALAQEIKRRGLEDEVRLVQTGCRGFCAMGPVMIIYPEGIFYCQVQPSDVPHLVEETLVKGRVVPRLTYKEPISHQSVPFYKDVPFYGKQIRITLRNCGLINPESIDEYIARDGYAALSKALSEMTPDQVIEEVKRSGLRGRGGAGFLTGLKWEFCRKAKGEPKYLICNADEGDPGAFMDRSILEGDPHSVIEGMIIASYAIGAHQGYIYCRAEYPLAIKRIKLAISQCLEYGLLGDNILGSGHSFHLTLKEGAGAFVCGEETALMASIEGRRGEPRPRPPFPAVSGLWGKPSNINNVKSYANVPQIILKGADWFASIGTQRSTGTAIFALTGKVNNTGLVEVPMGITLGEIIFDIGGGILKGKKFKAVQTGGPLGGCLGVEALNTPVDFDSLKEIGAVMGSGGMIVVDEDTCMVEFAKFFLEFATAESCGKCVPCRVGGRRLLEVLTRITEGKGTMEDLDLINQLSMGMESNSLCALGQLTPGPVKAALRYFHDEFEAHILDKHCPAGVCRDLVRAPCSNTCPAGVDVPSYVTLISQGKYAEGLEIHRQRNPFALVCGRICPAFCERRCRRGELDEPVAIRQLKRFMADQEMKNPWTPPLLEEPKRQKVAIIGAGPAGLTAALRLAQWGYKVTVYEAAPVAGGWMALGIPEYRLPRDILNAEIDNIRRTGVNIVLNTALGRDFTLDELFDKMGYHAVVLAIGAHSSRRLGVPGEDLKGVIHATTFLKDVALGKPPKMKGKRVAVIGGGNSAIDAARTALRLGASEVHVVYRRTRAEMPAQDLEVREAEEEGVKFHFLTNPIRILGDTKVTAVELQPQELGEFDKSGRRRPIPIEGAGYVMDIDVIIPAIGQAPDLSCLNGDSPATNRDGTFKVGRKLETSRPGIFAAGDAVLGPSTVIEAVAQGNKVAMAVDAYLQQGKQQSKESWLAYRTVEAAWNPEEYAQAKRPTMPTQAPEKRVSNFSEIELGFTEEVAREEARRCLRCDLEHEALRAAKAEEVAEKETV, from the coding sequence ATGGCGGAAGCATTGTATCGAGCCAACGTCCTTGTTTGTGGCGGTACGGGCTGCGCGGCATCAAAATCGCCTGAGGTATTCGAAGCATTGGCTCAGGAGATCAAGCGGAGGGGCCTGGAGGATGAGGTAAGGCTAGTGCAAACTGGCTGCCGTGGTTTCTGCGCCATGGGTCCAGTCATGATCATCTACCCTGAAGGCATTTTCTATTGTCAAGTTCAGCCCTCGGATGTGCCACATCTTGTGGAGGAAACACTAGTTAAGGGCAGGGTAGTGCCTAGACTTACCTACAAAGAACCCATTTCGCATCAATCAGTGCCTTTCTACAAGGATGTGCCTTTCTATGGTAAACAGATACGCATCACATTGCGTAACTGCGGTTTGATCAACCCAGAGAGCATTGACGAGTACATTGCTCGCGATGGCTATGCCGCCCTGAGCAAGGCGCTATCGGAAATGACCCCAGACCAGGTCATCGAAGAAGTCAAACGCTCTGGCCTGCGGGGACGCGGCGGCGCGGGTTTCCTCACTGGATTGAAGTGGGAATTTTGCCGCAAGGCGAAGGGAGAGCCCAAATATCTCATCTGCAATGCAGATGAGGGCGATCCAGGAGCATTCATGGACCGCAGCATCCTAGAGGGAGACCCCCACAGCGTCATCGAAGGGATGATCATCGCCAGTTATGCCATTGGAGCACACCAAGGCTATATCTACTGCCGCGCTGAGTACCCCCTGGCCATTAAGCGCATCAAACTCGCTATCAGCCAGTGTCTCGAATATGGATTGTTGGGGGACAATATTCTCGGCAGTGGCCACAGTTTTCATCTCACTCTCAAAGAAGGCGCGGGCGCTTTCGTATGCGGCGAAGAGACTGCTCTGATGGCATCCATCGAGGGCCGGCGGGGTGAGCCACGTCCCCGTCCGCCTTTCCCTGCTGTTTCGGGTCTATGGGGCAAGCCCAGCAATATCAACAACGTCAAAAGCTACGCCAATGTGCCGCAGATTATCCTCAAAGGCGCGGACTGGTTCGCTAGCATCGGCACGCAGCGCAGCACCGGCACAGCCATTTTTGCCCTGACTGGCAAGGTGAACAATACCGGGCTGGTAGAAGTGCCCATGGGCATCACCCTGGGTGAGATCATCTTTGACATTGGTGGCGGCATCCTCAAGGGCAAGAAATTCAAAGCCGTGCAGACCGGTGGCCCATTGGGCGGCTGTCTCGGTGTTGAGGCGCTGAACACGCCGGTAGACTTTGACTCGCTCAAAGAAATTGGTGCGGTGATGGGCTCCGGCGGTATGATTGTAGTGGACGAAGACACCTGCATGGTCGAGTTTGCCAAGTTCTTCCTCGAATTCGCCACCGCTGAATCTTGTGGCAAATGCGTACCCTGCCGAGTGGGTGGACGACGTCTACTGGAAGTGCTTACCCGAATTACCGAAGGCAAAGGCACGATGGAGGACCTGGACTTGATCAACCAACTGTCCATGGGCATGGAATCCAATTCGCTCTGCGCACTAGGGCAACTCACGCCCGGGCCGGTGAAAGCTGCCTTGCGCTACTTCCATGATGAGTTTGAAGCGCACATTCTCGATAAGCATTGTCCAGCCGGGGTATGTAGAGATTTGGTGCGGGCACCCTGCAGCAATACCTGCCCAGCCGGTGTGGATGTGCCAAGTTATGTTACGCTCATCAGCCAAGGCAAATACGCCGAGGGATTGGAGATACACCGCCAACGCAACCCATTTGCCTTGGTCTGCGGACGCATTTGCCCCGCTTTTTGCGAACGGCGCTGCCGTCGTGGCGAACTGGATGAACCCGTTGCCATCCGCCAACTCAAACGTTTCATGGCTGATCAGGAGATGAAGAATCCCTGGACGCCACCACTGCTTGAAGAACCAAAACGTCAGAAGGTTGCAATCATTGGCGCTGGTCCTGCCGGACTGACCGCGGCGTTACGCTTGGCTCAGTGGGGCTACAAGGTAACAGTCTACGAGGCCGCACCAGTGGCAGGTGGTTGGATGGCCCTTGGCATTCCAGAATACCGATTGCCGCGCGACATCCTTAATGCTGAAATTGATAACATCCGGCGCACTGGGGTCAACATTGTGCTCAACACTGCGCTAGGCAGGGACTTTACGCTAGATGAACTGTTTGACAAAATGGGTTATCACGCTGTTGTGCTGGCTATCGGCGCGCACAGCAGCCGCCGTCTTGGCGTTCCCGGCGAAGACTTGAAAGGCGTGATACATGCTACCACATTCTTGAAAGATGTTGCCTTGGGCAAGCCACCCAAGATGAAAGGCAAGCGTGTAGCTGTGATAGGCGGCGGCAATTCCGCCATTGACGCAGCGCGCACTGCCTTGCGCCTCGGCGCTTCAGAAGTACATGTTGTTTACCGCCGTACACGGGCAGAAATGCCTGCCCAGGACCTTGAGGTCCGCGAAGCTGAGGAAGAAGGCGTCAAATTCCACTTCCTGACCAATCCCATCCGCATCCTAGGAGATACGAAAGTGACTGCCGTCGAGCTGCAGCCACAGGAACTGGGGGAATTCGACAAGAGCGGGCGGCGCCGTCCCATACCTATCGAGGGCGCAGGATATGTTATGGACATAGATGTCATCATTCCGGCCATTGGCCAGGCCCCAGATTTGTCCTGCTTGAACGGCGACAGCCCAGCGACCAACCGCGATGGCACGTTCAAAGTGGGGAGAAAACTGGAGACCTCACGGCCAGGCATTTTTGCGGCAGGGGATGCAGTGCTAGGTCCATCTACGGTGATCGAAGCTGTCGCTCAGGGCAACAAAGTTGCTATGGCCGTAGACGCCTATTTACAGCAAGGCAAGCAGCAATCCAAGGAATCCTGGCTAGCCTACCGCACAGTTGAGGCCGCATGGAATCCCGAGGAATACGCTCAAGCTAAGCGGCCGACGATGCCTACCCAGGCTCCAGAGAAGCGCGTAAGCAACTTTAGCGAAATCGAGCTGGGCTTTACCGAAGAAGTAGCTCGAGAGGAGGCAAGGCGCTGTCTGCGCTGCGATCTTGAACACGAAGCCTTGCGTGCAGCCAAGGCTGAAGAAGTTGCGGAAAAGGAAACTGTTTAA
- a CDS encoding ATP-binding protein: MRELSLHILDALENSVEAGATRIELLIEEDLQNDILRITIKDNGRGMSEDMVKKVLDPFFTTRTTRHVGLGLPLFAAAAQQCNGALYIQSQPGIGTTVEVTFQHSHIDRAPLGDMTATLLAVLMSERPVDIYYKHVIDKRTFEFDTAEIRQELGDVPLSHPMIRGWLETTLREGLATLQSSETK; encoded by the coding sequence GTGCGCGAGTTGTCTTTGCACATCTTAGATGCACTCGAAAACTCAGTAGAGGCTGGGGCAACGCGCATCGAGTTGCTCATTGAGGAGGACTTGCAGAACGACATTCTGAGAATTACGATTAAGGATAATGGACGCGGCATGAGCGAGGATATGGTCAAGAAGGTACTGGATCCCTTCTTTACCACCCGTACTACACGACATGTGGGTCTGGGATTGCCATTGTTTGCCGCAGCAGCCCAGCAATGCAATGGCGCGCTGTACATTCAATCGCAACCCGGGATAGGGACGACGGTGGAAGTTACATTCCAGCACAGCCACATTGATCGCGCTCCTTTGGGTGATATGACAGCAACCTTGCTAGCCGTCCTGATGTCCGAACGACCAGTGGATATTTACTATAAGCATGTCATTGACAAGCGAACTTTCGAGTTCGACACAGCGGAAATACGCCAGGAGCTGGGTGACGTCCCTCTTTCCCATCCAATGATACGGGGATGGCTGGAAACGACACTCAGGGAAGGACTTGCAACGCTGCAGAGTTCTGAAACGAAATAG